In the Desulfitobacterium hafniense DCB-2 genome, CATAATCGGGCCGTGGCCTTATTGGTGCTGTAAATAGCAGCGTATTGCTCCGGGTAAGCCGGATGAATCTTAAAAGCCCGCAAAATTTCCACAGGGGCGCCGCTGGTTACCCAGGCAATCTTGCGGCCCAGCGGCTTACCCCAATAGCGGTGATACCCGGTTAAGATATAGTAACGCTTCATGGTTTTCTTCAGGGTATCCGTACTGCGCAGGGGACGATAATTCCGTTGCTGCGTCTCCTGGGTCATGCTTGTGCCCTCCCCCCCGAATCCGAAGACCGATTCTCCAGAATGCTCTCCAAAAATGCCTGCAGCCGGGTTCTCTCCTGTCCCCCTGCCTCCGCTCCCTCCAGTTCCAGAACCAAGGTACGAATCCCCCGGTTCTGGAGGGTTTCCGCCAAGGGAACCGCATCCCAGGCATGGGGTTCGCAATACTTGCGGATGACCAGCACCGCACCTTCCACCTGCCGCCGGGAGGCTAAATTCCCCAAATACTCCAGGCGGGCATTGAGGCTTTGATTCTTACAGGGACAGGGAGGCATATCCTCATAGCGCTTCACCAGATCATACCAGGGGTCAGCCGACTCCTCCATCAGGGGCCCGGAGTAGTGGCGGTAACCCGTACAAGTGTCATCCACCACGACCCGCCCCTCCAGTTCCTCGATCATGGCATACACTTGATCATTCTCCAGAGCAGCCCCCGAGACCATCAGGCGTGCCCTTGAACCGGATTCCTCCGCCCTGGCATAGAGTTCAGGGAGCACTTCATCCAGGGCCTCTGCATAGATCGCCCTGGGCATAAGCTGCCCGGCCCGCAGCAGGGCCGCCGTCAGGGGGGAAGGCAGTTTCTCCCGCAGCTCTTCCACCTCATTGACTTTTTCCCTGATGCGCCGGCATAGGCGGATGGCTTCCCTTAGACTTTCCTCTGTAGGCTCATGACCGGTCAGTTTTTGCAATTGCTCCCAGGCCCTTTTGACCTCCTCCTGATAATACTGATTGGCCCCGGCTGCTTTAAGCATGACGGGAGGAACCATGTTGACGATGTTTTGTTGGCCGGCAAACTCCCAAATACCGCTTAAACACTGCATGGTATCACAGGTATGGACAAAGCCGACCCCCAGCAGGTCTTCCCAGCGGCCCTGCAACTCCATATCCAGGATCCCCCGGGCCAAAGAGCAGGAAAAAGGAGGCAGCTCCCCAGGGGTCCGCTGGGCGGAATCCGGCAAAAGGCGCAGGGGCTCAAGGCCAAAGGCCATAATCAGTTCCTCCGGAAAATAGGAACATAGTATTCCCAAAAAACGGTAATTGGGATAGCGGGTTTTGCGTTTTAAGCCCTTAAGCGCGGATTCCTCCAACAGTAAGCTCAGGGAATCTCTTTGCTCTTCAGGCACACTCCATTCCATCATGGGGCATCCTCCTGACTTACAGCTACTTCGTCGCTGCCGCTTCCTTGGCACTCTGTTTTGCTTCCCCTTCTGCAGGAGGAGTATCCCGTAAGGCCCGGCGCAGGATCTTGCCAATAGCCGTCTTAGGTAAATCGGTACGGAATTCTACGGTTTTAGGAACTTTATAAGGGACCAGGTGTTTGCGGCAAAAGGCGATGACATCCTGCTCTGTAGCGGCAGCTCCATCTTTAAGGCTGACAAAAGCCACTACCTTTTCCCCGCTGTAACCGTCCTTAACCCCGATCACACAGGCCTCCCTGACTGCCGGGTGTTCATACAGCACATCCTCTACTTCCCGGGGATAGACATTGAAGCCACCGGTGATAATCATATCCTTTTTACGGTCCACAAGATAAAAATACCCGTCTTCATCCATGGTCGCGATATCTCCGGTGTATAGCCAGCCATCCCTTAAAGCGTAGGCCGTCTCTTCCGGCCGGTTATAGTAGCCCAGCATTAAGTCCGGACACTGAATCACCAGTTCTCCCGATTCACCGGGAGGCAGCTCCTCTTCACCGGTGTCAATGTCCCTGATTTTAAAGTCCACATCCGGGAAAGGAAAACCGATGCTGCCGGTTCTGTTTTCCCCCCGCAAGGGATTGCAGCAGAGGGCATT is a window encoding:
- a CDS encoding 2-hydroxyacyl-CoA dehydratase subunit D encodes the protein MMEWSVPEEQRDSLSLLLEESALKGLKRKTRYPNYRFLGILCSYFPEELIMAFGLEPLRLLPDSAQRTPGELPPFSCSLARGILDMELQGRWEDLLGVGFVHTCDTMQCLSGIWEFAGQQNIVNMVPPVMLKAAGANQYYQEEVKRAWEQLQKLTGHEPTEESLREAIRLCRRIREKVNEVEELREKLPSPLTAALLRAGQLMPRAIYAEALDEVLPELYARAEESGSRARLMVSGAALENDQVYAMIEELEGRVVVDDTCTGYRHYSGPLMEESADPWYDLVKRYEDMPPCPCKNQSLNARLEYLGNLASRRQVEGAVLVIRKYCEPHAWDAVPLAETLQNRGIRTLVLELEGAEAGGQERTRLQAFLESILENRSSDSGGRAQA